A region from the Fusarium musae strain F31 chromosome 1, whole genome shotgun sequence genome encodes:
- a CDS encoding hypothetical protein (EggNog:ENOG41~BUSCO:EOG09262PAY) translates to MAPNGSDAPAFEEDLSNILVCPECNISPPHLVEEFSSGDTVCEDCGMVVGSRIIDTRSEWRTFANDDQGGDDPSRVGGPQDEFVEGQQLATTVAFSETKAHKALSRTQNNTNQDKSQKGLMQAYKEIVSLCEAINMGTNVSNAAKHIFKLVDKHKFLKGKPQEAVIAGCIFIACRQNNVPRTFREIFDLTSVSKKEVGRVFKQLQSFLQKLQDQDGAATGLNTVTNYENTSVGAEDLCGRYVSQLGFTKQTKISKISRALAEGANDISALAGRSPLSVAAACIYMACQIVGESRSSLPIAKQAGVSDGTVKTAYKHLYSAREKLISPEWFEGGASMEKLTPATAV, encoded by the coding sequence ATGGCCCCAAACGGCAGCGATGCGCCTGCTTTTGAGGAAGACCTCAGTAATATCCTAGTATGTCCTGAGTGCAACATCAGCCCGCCCCACCTAGTCGAGGAGTTCTCCAGCGGTGATACAGTGTGCGAAGACTGCGGCATGGTAGTCGGCTCAAGAATCATTGATACGAGATCAGAATGGCGAACTTTTGCAAATGACGACCAAGGAGGTGACGACCCCAGCCGTGTTGGTGGACCGCAGGATGAGTTTGTCGAAGGCCAGCAACTCGCGACGACGGTAGCCTTTTCCGAGACCAAGGCACACAAGGCTCTGTCAAGGACTCAAAACAACACGAACCAAGACAAGTCACAGAAGGGCCTCATGCAAGCTTACAAGGAGATCGTTTCGCTCTGCGAAGCTATCAACATGGGCACGAACGTTTCCAACGCTGCAAagcacatcttcaagctcgtGGACAAGCACAAGTTCCTCAAAGGAAAGCCCCAGGAAGCCGTTATTGCGGGTTGCATCTTCATCGCGTGCCGGCAGAACAACGTGCCTCGAACCTTCCGTGAAATCTTCGACCTGACTAGCGTGAGCAAGAAGGAAGTCGGTCGAGTTTTCAAGCAACTTCAGAGCTTTCTGCAGAAGCTGCAGGACCAAGACGGCGCAGCCACAGGTCTCAACACAGTCACCAACTACGAGAACACATCAGTGGGTGCCGAGGATCTATGCGGCCGCTATGTCTCTCAGCTTGGTTTCACGAAACAGACCAAaatctccaagatctctcGCGCTTTGGCAGAGGGGGCCAACGATATTTCGGCACTCGCAGGACGATCGCCTCTATCCGTTGCCGCAGCATGTATCTACATGGCGTGCCAGATCGTCGGAGAATCGCGCAGCTCACTACCTATAGCCAAGCAGGCGGGTGTCAGCGATGGTACAGTCAAGACTGCGTACAAACACTTGTACTCTGCCCGCGAGAAGCTCATTTCGCCGGAGTGGTTCGAGGGGGGGGCTAGCATGGAGAAGCTCACACCGGCTACTGCGGTATAG
- a CDS encoding hypothetical protein (BUSCO:EOG09262N10~EggNog:ENOG41), producing MAFQSQAAGQNALSPVDIKPLLTKLWPNGSAVSPQEIAEAISHFFTNQVTEAQTASLLMALHFTKLDFRADVLAECARVMREAAATIPVEELKEVIERRGRKEGAYNGGLCDIVGTGGDGHDTFNISTTSSILASALLMVSKHGNKASTSKSGSADLVACMKPQPPIISAVRPDTLVKAYSETNYTFLFAPVFHTGMRYVAPIRKQLPWRTVFNNLGPLANPVEDVLEARVIGVGRRDLGPAFAEALCMAGFKKALIICGEEELDEVSCAGNTLCWRVNETSAGRLEVEHFTVHPSDFGLSTHPLDTVSSGKEPSENAEILSRILHNELPDDDPILEFVLLNTAALLVTSGICESDTSNMGEGDDGKVITERGPGGQRWKEGIRRARWALKSGEAWRQWEKFVKVTNEIGA from the exons ATGGCATTTCAATCCCAAGCTGCCGGGCAAAATGCCCTCTCGCCTGTCGATATCAAGCCTCTTCTGACCAAGCTCTGGCCTAACGGGTCTGCTGTCTCTCCTCAGGAGATTGCCGAGGCCATCTCTCACTTTTTCACAAATCAGGTCACTGAGGCTCAAAcagcttctcttctcatGGCATTGCATTTCACAAAGCTTGATTTCAGAGCTGATGTTTTGGCCGAGTGCGCCCGTGTCATGCGAGAGGCCGCTGCAACTATTCCTGTAGAAGAGCTGAAGGAAGTTATTGAACGAAGAGGGCGAAAGGAGGGAGCTTACAATGGCGGATTG TGTGACATTGTTGGAACTGGAGGTGATGGCCACGATACCTTCAACATAAGCACCACCTCATCCATCCTAGCCTCAGCCTTGCTCATGGTTTCCAAGCACGGTAACAAAGCCAGCACCTCAAAATCTGGCAGTGCTGACTTGGTCGCTTGTATGAAACCTCAGCCTCCCATCATCAGCGCCGTCCGCCCTGACACTTTGGTCAAGGCTTACTCTGAGACTAACTACACTTTTCTGTTTGCCCCTGTGTTCCATACTGGTATGCGCTACGTCGCGCCCATCCGCAAGCAACTGCCTTGGAGGACAGTTTTCAACAATCTCGGCCCCTTGGCCAACCctgttgaagatgtgctTGAAGCCCGTGTCATTGGTGTCGGCCGAAGGGATCTCGGCCCGGCATTCGCTGAGGCGCTGTGCATGGCTGGTTTCAAGAAGGCTCTCATCATCTGcggcgaggaagagctcgATGAAGTCAGCTGCGCCGGTAACACTCTATGCTGGAGGGTCAACGAGACCAGTGCTGGAAGACTCGAGGTTGAGCACTTCACCGTGCACCCGAGTGACTTTGGTCTGAGCACACATCCCCTGGATACAGTGTCATCTGGTAAAGAACCCTCCGAGAATGCAGAGATCTTGTCTCGAATTCTGCACAATGAGTTGCCTGACGATGACCCGATTCTTGAGtttgttcttctcaacacTGCGGCTTTGCTCGTGACATCAGGTATCTGCGAGTCCGATACCAGCAACATGGGTGAGGGGGATGACGGCAAGGTCATCACTGAGCGCGGCCCTGGTGGGCAGCGCTGGAAAGAGGGTATCCGAAGAGCTCGCTGGGCCCTCAAGAGCGGCGAGGCCTGGAGACAGTGGGAAAAGTTTGTCAAGGTCACAAATGAAATCGGTGCCTGA